The genomic segment TTTACAAAGTTGTTGCTAAGTGGTTACTAGGGCATTGCTAGATTATTACGAGTAGTGTTtgcctacactctaaaaaataatgGTTCTTCAGCGGTTCTTCAGGGGTTCTTTGTGGTGGATATGGTGCTATATAGCACCACTACCATTTAAAGAACCTGTTAAGCCCAGTTTGGTTCTTCAGCGGTTCTTCAGCGGTTCTTTGCGGTGGATATGGTGCTATATGGCACCACTGCCATGCAAATAACCTGTTACGCCCCTAATTCTTAGTGATATTAGTTCTCTAATATCCTAAGTGTCTTAGCTTTAGTTGGTGATAGGATtagaaaaattacattaaaatactgtGATTTTCCTGAACACAAGGCACATATCAAAGGCCTCCACACAAGACTTTTTGACCACAGAAATTTTTTTGGTATGGATGTGAAGTCAGATATATACCGAAATTATGTCACAAACTTCAATAAAAAcgtatattcatattcatcaaTGCTTTTTGTTTGTGTAGGTATAGGCCTCAAATAATTAGCCTAAAATAAGTGagaagttatgtttaaaaacgtGTTTCAATTTCTACttacaaaatgtgaaaatgtgtcaaGAATTTtttaagttcaataaaaaaaactatatatttttttccataaatatatgttatatatataaaacatttaaattaaattaacaaatatattatataatatattatatatttttttattatatatatatatatatatatatatatatatatatatatatatatatatatatatatatatatataacatttaaattaaattaacaaatatattgtaTGCGCCGAATAGCGTGCACTGTGCAGTTCAGGTGCACGTGAGCGAGGGCGAGCGCCGCATTCCTCAAAGAACACTCTAGAAAAAACCGTTGGACTCGACGTCAATCAAAACCAGGACGACGACGACGAACACATTTCTAAAAAGAAACGGAAGATATCTTTCGAGGTGAGTGTCATAGCGCATACTGCGAGTGAAATATACAATAAACGTTAAGTTACTTGTCAGGGGAAACTTTTCATTGTATTTTGCAAAAGTTTTACCGTGTTTTGTGACATTAATGCTAAGATTAGTATCAGTCTACTGTTAGTTGACTGAGGAGCCTGACCAACCGTGTTGGCTAATAAATATGTTGTTTCACAAACACTGAACTGTATGTTAAGTTAAGTAACTTAAGTGTAAGTTAACTGGGGTCGTTCTTTTCTTGACTTTCTCCAGATATAAAGTTATAACACTACCGTTTAATATCTTTTCAAATCACTAATAGCGAAAAGTGGCGGGCTGTATCGCTAGCTGCATCGTTACCATGGATACTGTGTAGTCTTGTAACGTTAGTGTCTCGCCTGATAGTGTAGAGTCCATTTAAAGGATTAagttagttcacctcaaaatgaaaatgtcctgataatttactAACCCCTATGTCATTcaagatatccatgtctttatttcttcagtggaaaacaaataaaaaattttgagGGATACACATTCAGACTTTATTGGCAACCAACTATCAAAATGTTCAAATAAGGTTCAAATGTCCCTGTCCAATCATAAAATACTGTCAACAtgcttaaattttttaattattaatgtttgtcATTACTGGGCTGCTGTAGATGGGTAATAGGCTTACATTCATCCTagtgttttaatttgtttgttttgttattttgtgtcTTTCTTCAGGTTATGACAGACTTCACAGGTTGGACTTCTGTCCAAGTTTGCCAGTGGTTGAAAGATATTGACTTGGGGGAATTCTGTGAAACTTTTGAGGGTGAGCTTCAAGTATTCTGTGATCAATGCACCAGTGCCCTAACTGCCATGTAAGAACAGTCTCTTACAACAAATACCTCAAACACCTGCAGTATTTCCATGAGAATGAGCCACATTTCTTTGTTGTATGTGGCCACGATGGGTgccaaaaaaggtacaaaagagtAAGTTCTTTACGTGTCCATGTTTTTCGGAATCATAAAATCGTGAGAGACGCAGAGGATTCAGAGAACAATCAGGAGATTCCAGGCACCTCACCTACTTTTAATGATTTCGAGGAAACTTTTGATTCTGAAGAACCAAATATctctttttctgaaaaaatatgtGGTTTCAGATCACTAATTGAGAgacattttgcattgttttgtttaaaacttcAAGAAAAGCACATCCTCCCAAAAACTGTTCGGCATACTATTACTCATGAAGTGAAAATACTCATTGAACTTTTTAATGAACAGTCCCAGGACCTTCTTAAGTTCTGTTTAGAAGAAACAAATATCAATATTGACAATCATTCAAACTTGAAGTCCTTGGTTGAAGACAACCTTTTTGGGAAGTGTTTTGATGTTATTGCATCAGACTTTCAGTTTGAGAGATACTGTATAAGAGAGTTTGGGTTAATTGAACCAGTAGAGTATTTACTCGGATTTGACTCGACAGGAAGAAAAGAGACTTTCCAGTATATTCCCATTTTggaagttttaaaaaatattctgaaaagaGATGATGTTTTTCCTTATGTTGTGGAAGACACAGTTTTTGATGGTGAAACACTTAAAGACTTCACAGATGGATTAATTTTTCAGCAGCACGCCTTTTTTGATGGATCTGAGACACAGCTGAGGCTCCAGTTATATACTGATGAATTTGAAATTGTAAATTGTTTAGGATCCAAAAGGCAGATCCACAAAATTTTAAGTGTCTACTTTGTTCTTGGAAATATTCCTCTGAAGTATCGTTCCAGTCTTCAAAATATACATGTGGCTGTACTTGTCAGAAACCGATTGCTTCAGAAGTATAGTTACGAGCAAATTTTGGATCCTCTTCTTCGTGACCTTTGTGAACTTCAGTGCCGTGGTGTATCAGTTGACATTGATGACAAGTCCTGTGTTTTCAAAGGCTCCGTGATTTCCATTTGTGCTGACAATTTATCAGCCCATTCCTTGGCTGGTTTCAATACTTGCTTTAGTCAAGGACGGATCTGTCGTTTCTGTCTATGTCACCACCGTGACATTGGTAACAAAACTGAGGAAAGTGAGTGTATTCTCCGGACTCCTGACACACACTGTAGACATTTACAAGTGCCAAATGGTAAAACTTTGTATGGTGTTACTGGACGCTGCCCTTTTGATAAACTGCCTCATTTTGAGGTTACTGAATCCTTTCCGCCTGACTTGATGCATGATATTCTTGAAGGTGTCATCCCACAGGTTCTGAAATTAGTCTTGCTAAATCTTACCCGTGAAAGGCTGGtaacagtgcaacagtttaatgACCAGCTACAACAGTTCCCCTTTGGACAAAATGATATAACTCACAGGCCTGTTTTGCTGAAGCCATCTGCTCTGCAGCAAGGTGCCATCCCAGGAAAAGCTGTTGAAAAACTGACCCTTTTCCGACTCTTACCTTTTTTAATTGGAAGCTCCATCCCTCAGGACAACACTTACTGGGCTCTTTATTTGCTATTTAGATCTATATGTGACATAGTACTGGCACCTGTGATCAAAACAAGTTGGTTGAGTCCATTGTCTTCTCTCAtcacagaatttctgaagaatTTTCAGAAGCTTTTCCCTGACAAATTCACTCCAAAGATTCACTTTCTGGTTCACTATCCTCGATTAATCAAACAACATGGTCCACTGAGAGCACATTGGTGCCTCAGGTATGAGGCCAAACACCTGTACTTTAAACGCCTTTCATCAATTGTAAACAATTACCAGAATATTGCAAAGACTTTGGCAAAGCGCTATCAAATGCGCCAGTGTTGGGAAGCACAATCAACTGGACACCATGTCTCGGAAGATGTCCCGTACTCTTTAATAGAGATACGTTTGAATGCACTACCCTCTCAGCTTAGAGAGATTATTGCAGAGGACTCTGCTGAACTGAATGATACACTCTGGAAAACCAAACAAGTGATATATGACAGAGTCAAATACACCACTGGAGACTTCTTGATCCTTGACCTTGTGCATGCTGAGGAAATCCCAGTTTTTTTGAAAGTTCTACATATTGTTAAGTACCACAGTCAGTGGAAATTGTGCGGAAGACTCTACCAAACTTGGTGCTTCTCTGAGCATCTGCATGCCTATGGTGTCCGATCAACAACTCAGTGGGTGGCCATTACACCTGGGGAGGAAACTGACTTCCATGCCCTTGACGCATACACAGATCAAGAGGACAACCTGTTCATCACACTGCTTCATCGCCCTGTGAGATATACTAAGTTATTTGTAATTTCAACTTGATTTAAATTTAGGCTAATGATTTGTTGGATTTCAGTGATGAACAGAATCAGAATCTTGTTGTTAGCGATGCAATGTGCTAGTCAAGCTTTAATTTGTGATCAACCAATACCACTCAACCTATACCATGATATTTTTCCAATGGTCTCCTGAAAGGAGAGTTGCAAGGTTATAAATTTGATAAGCTACAACATGTTTCATTAGCTTTGATTGCAGCAATTGATCAACAGAATACACATTTTTCACAAGATTTTGTCACTTCCTGGAATGTAGCAAGGCAAGGTCTAATTGGTAAATTCATAACAATGCTTGCTATTTATTGAACCTCTCCTTcttaattaaatgcttttttgatTCTAGAACATGAGATAGATGGAGCCACTCTTGCTGTTATCTCAGAGAGGATGTCTGAGAGGCTCTTTCCGGTCATTCGCAAACAGAGTCTGTTTCTGACCCAGTTGGAGAAACTTAAAAGCACACCAATGAGCAGGTAATCAGAATGGTATCCCATACGCCAAAACACAATCACTGTGCCCACTCTTTTACATTGATGTTCATGGTAGGTGCGCCGTATATTTTCCTGCTTTTTTGTCCTTTACCAATCACACCTATGAATTTGATAAGTCTCTTATTGAATTTCCCTTTTCTTGCTCAAATTTTATTTCTCTGTAGAGAGAACCCTCCAAGAAACATTGATAACTCCAGCCAAGCACAGTCCGGTCCAGATACCTCTTTAGTTTTTCCAACAGTGCTGAGGATGGCCATAGACAGAAGAGATTCTGATCTGAAGAGTGCAAGTAAAACAAAACTACGGAGTCTACTGATCCAGTCTCTTTTTGACCACCTCAGTAAGAAAACAATGTAAGTTGTTACTACTTGTGCCTTTCTAGCTTGATAAATGCTTGATTAATTGCACTGCAACAAATACAATATCAATACACGATTCTTGCCAGACGTACATAAGGGTTATATGTAACAAATAGTAGAAAtctcctgttgttgttgttgtttttttcttggttGCCTGGTTGCGCATATTTAGTGTGAAAAAAAGTGAACTAAATTTGACATGGTCGAACCTGTTACGGCaagcaataatatttttaaggatggcctaaatGCAAATTGAGGAAATGAGGAAACTATCCAGACACAGGTGGATGAAGGTTAACTAATCAGTGACTAATGAGAACAGgtacagactagacagagcataTTTGTGACAATGTTCCCTTACCTTAGAATTCTCAGTGTGTAGTTGCTATGGCTGGTATAGTTACTAACAACTAGTATGCCTTTTCTCCTTCTAATGTTAGGTACCCAACTCATCTTCAATACATTGAGCTTCTGTCAAATGTGATAATGGATTACCCATATCTAAGGGAAAGTATTGGGTCTGGATATGTAAGTTTTCAATTGTATGTAATGTTCTTCAAAATGAGTTCATAgttttttcaaatgaataataataattagaaatgaatTATTGGGGATACCAGTTTTTTTGTCAAGAATACACTTTCTAGTAGGTCCATTTGGT from the Carassius auratus strain Wakin unplaced genomic scaffold, ASM336829v1 scaf_tig00216890, whole genome shotgun sequence genome contains:
- the LOC113099223 gene encoding sterile alpha motif domain-containing protein 3-like → MSRALCSSGARERGRAPHSSKNTLEKTVGLDVNQNQDDDDEHISKKKRKISFEVMTDFTGWTSVQVCQWLKDIDLGEFCETFEEHEIDGATLAVISERMSERLFPVIRKQSLFLTQLEKLKSTPMSRENPPRNIDNSSQAQSGPDTSLVFPTVLRMAIDRRDSDLKSASKTKLRSLLIQSLFDHLSKKTMYPTHLQYIELLSNVIMDYPYLRESIGSGYDALLESLRNKFKKERQPLVANNEIQRLKERWARRKRPLQTAEAYPSTMVDAGEDERSIREHLE